Proteins encoded in a region of the Drosophila busckii strain San Diego stock center, stock number 13000-0081.31 chromosome 2L, ASM1175060v1, whole genome shotgun sequence genome:
- the LOC108607130 gene encoding antichymotrypsin-2, producing MSAAPSEPSMPQEINVGSEAYHSIAATAEDQNVIVSPLLLEATLALLYLGSDGATAEELQGLLKLKQRFASNAKMANYYANELSAATGDADTRIQLQSRLLIQGDGKAGASIAEDFQKIAQTYFHATAECQDLQQQEKLRQYICEHILPSVGGGKWQQLELPQLSNQTSQLLLLLAAQLHSKWFLPFSAYRTGLYEFHGQDAAAAAAAPKAVPMLFDDDMFVKYAELRELDARAIELPYEHVDELAMLLILPNQRDANALRQLEAQLRQVDLAALQQGMKMESVQVLVPKFSIDFECSLRQAIQGLGLEHIFNSSANFKHLYPGSSLPIVDILQKLRIELNETGSSSATSAAPATTAYKPIVISNSRQKFFRADHPFFFAIRGEQSTLFLGHVVSC from the exons ATGAGTGCTGCGCCCAGCGAGCCATCCATGCCACAGGAGATTAATGTGGGCAGCGAAGCTTACCACAGCATAGCTGCCACAGCTGAAGATCAGAATGTCATAGTTTCCCCACTGCTGCTCGAGGCGACGCTAGCGTTGCTCTACTTAGGCTCCGATGGTGCCACCGCCGAGGAGCTGCAAGGGCTGCTTAAGCTGAAGCAGCGCTTTGCCAGCAATGCCAAAATGGCCAACTACTATGCCAACGAGTTGAGTGCGGCAACTGGCGATGCCgacacacgcatacaattGCAGAGTCGTTTGCTCATACAGGGCGACGGCAAAGCTGGTGCAAGCATTGCGGAGGATTTTCAGAAAATAGCGCAGACATATTTCCATGCCACAGCCGAGTGCCAGgatttgcagcagcaggagaAGCTGCGCCAATACATCTGTGAACACATTTTGCCCAGCGTAGGcggtggcaagtggcagcaactggaGTTGCCACAGCTCAGCAATCAGACATcgcaactgctgttgctgctggcggcacAACTGCACAGCAAATGGTTTCTGCCTTTTAGTGCCTACCGCACAGGCCTCTATGAGTTCCATGGCCAagatgccgctgccgctgctgccgcgccCAAAGCTGTTCCCATGCTCTTTGACGATGACATGTTTGTCAAATACGCCGAGTTGCGCGAACTCGATGCACGCGCCATTGAGCTGCCCTATGAGCATGTCGATGAGCTGGCCATGCTACTAATACTGCCCAATCAGCGTGATGCCAACGCTCTGCGTCAGCTGGAAGCTCAATTGCGTCAAGTGGACTTGGCTGCATTGCAGCAGGGCATGAAAATGGAAAGCGTACAGGTGCTGGTGCCAAAGTTTAGCATTGACTTTGAGTGCAGTCTGCGGCAGGCAATCCAAGGG CTGGGCTTGGAGCACATTTTTAATAGCTCTGCAAACTTCAAGCATTTGTATCCTGGCAGCAGTTTACCCATTGTGGATATATTGCAAAAGCTGCGCATTGAATTAAACGAAACGGGTTCAAGTTCAGCTACTAGCGCCGCTCCAGCAACAACAG CCTACAAGCCCATTGTGATTAGCAACTCGCGTCAAAAGTTCTTCCGAGCGGACCATCCATTCTTCTTTGCCATACGCGGTGAGCAGTCAACGCTTTTCTTGGGGCACGTGGTTAGCTGTTAG
- the LOC117134791 gene encoding odorant receptor 67a-like, whose translation MVTLLNKHKLKALMESMQGIFPGASMEQQEQYEVARHYRLCRWFSRGFSVLFLFLILTYNMFHFAQYFVMRFLMRSPNARRTMPYTPVSPWDWSDNLGYYALYTVQALGGYTSILGHITTNLLIYTVSIQVIMHFDYLNRQLVEFKLQSSYAKEMRQLKRLIFYHNELLELVPKINEVFGLPLLLNFMTSSLVVCFVGFQMTITLSPQFAMKLFLFLISALVEIFLICYFSDKLMMASLKVASSVYEMNWLEAEPRFRRMLVLMILRAQRPVHLTATAFLSLSMQTMTTLVRKMDTCSNN comes from the exons ATGGTGACGCTGCTCAACAAACACAAGCTCAAGGCCTTGATGGAGAGCATGCAGGGAATCTTTCCAGGCGCTTCAATggagcagcaagaacaataCGAAGTGGCTCGCCATTATAGACTTTGTCGTTGGTTTAGCCGAGGATTCAGCGTGCTCTTTTTGTTTCTGATTCTTACCTACAACATGTTTCACTTTGCGCAGTACTTTGTGATGCGTTTCCTGATGCGTTCGCCCAACGCAAGACGGACCATGCCCTATACGCCTGTATCCCCCTGGGATTGGAGCGACAATTTGGGCTACTATGCCCTGTACACAGTGCAGGCCTTGGGTGGCTACACTTCTATACTGGGACACATTACAACCAATCTATTGATTTATACAGTGTCCATACAAGTCATCATGCACTTTGATTACCTCAACAGACAACTGGTTGAGTTCAAGCTGCAAAGTAGTTACGCCAAGGAAATGCGGCAACTTAAACGTTTGATTTTCTATCACAATGAGTTGCTTGA ACTTGTGcccaaaataaatgaagtCTTTggtttgccgctgctgctaaattttaTGACCTCATCGCTTGTGGTTTGCTTTGTGGGCTTTCAAATGACAATAACGCTCAGTCCACAGTTTGCCATGAAACTTTTCCTGTTCTTAATATCAGCTCTGGTGGAGATCTTTCTCATCTGTTACTTTAGCGATAAACTGATGATGGCT AGCTTGAAAGTGGCCTCCTCCGTCTATGAGATGAACTGGCTGGAGGCTGAGCCGCGTTTCCGTCGCATGCTTGTGCTGATGATATTGCGCGCTCAGCGTCCAGTCCACTTGACAGCTACCGCCTTTCTAAGTCTCTCTATGCAAACTATGACTACG TTGGTGCGCAAGATGGATACCTGTAGTAACAATTGA
- the LOC108594213 gene encoding cuticle protein: MASYFLSAISLLALTGCCLGGFAATYAGYHPGYATYQAGPAVYHAAPAVYHQATAPVYTKTLLPAAPVYTNTYALPAPAPIVKTIAPVVPVAPVVKTLAAPVLKTITPVVKQVELESSPRYDFSYGVHDSLTGDIKSQVESRDGGNVIGSYSVLDADGYKRTVTYTADDINGFNAVVSRVPLVAARAAAVVTPVAAAAPVVAAHAPAPAVLPAPIYYPQQQFFQPQQQINVEQESEVVEAPRQPEQEPAPIDYQEVQQQQEQQEVYPQDQQFPPFPSASPAPVDDSDTDVVEARSAQETSSTTAAPAPVNEDNKEKELQQDKKST; the protein is encoded by the exons atggcaAGCTAC tttTTGTCTGCTATCTCTCTGCTGGCTctgactggctgctgcttgggcggCTTTGCGGCAACTTATGCTGGCTATCATCCCGGATACGCCACTTACCAGGCAGGTCCTGCTGTATACCATGCGGCTCCTGCTGTTTACCATCAAGCAACGGCTCCAGTTTATACAAAAACCTTGCTGCCCGCGGCGCCCGTGTATACCAACACCTATGCTCTGCCCGCTCCCGCTCCAATTGTCAAGACCATTGCTCCAGTTGTTCCAGTTGCACCTGTTGTGAAGACTTTGGCGGCTCCCGTTTTAAAGACCATCACTCCAGTTGTCAAGCAGGTTGAACTGGAGTCCTCGCCACGTTATGACTTCTCCTACGGCGTGCACGATTCCCTCACCGGTGATATCAAGAGTCAAGTGGAGAGCCGTGATGGCGGCAATGTAATTGGTTCATACAGCGTGCTCGATGCCGATGGCTACAAGCGTACTGTTACCTATACTGCTGATGATATCAATGGATTCAACGCAGTCGTTAGCCGTGTGCCCCTTGTGGCTGCTCGTGCTGCTGCCGTCGTGACGCcagttgcagctgccgcacctgttgttgctgcccacGCACCTGCGCCAGCTGTTCTGCCCGCTCCCATTTACTATCCACAACAGCAGTTTTtccagccacagcaacagatAAATGTTGAGCAAGAGAGTGAAGTTGTCGAGGCTCCTCGTCAGCCCGAACAAGAGCCCGCGCCCATTGACTACCAAgaggtgcagcagcaacaggaacaACAAGAGGTTTACCCTCAGGATCAGCAATTCCCACCTTTTCCATCTGCTTCTCCAGCTCCTGTTGATGACTCCGATACTGATGTCGTCGAGGCACGCTCCGCACAAGAAACCAGCAGCACAACTGCCGCTCCAGCACCTGTTAACGAGGATAACAAGGAGAAAGAACTGCAGCAGGATAAAAAgtcaacataa
- the LOC108594408 gene encoding protein obstructor-E, producing the protein MAFMKICIFALLMGTALAQQRDRGNFRVGAGHPPSQRHLPKRPRDPVQVAAETPKRKQQAEPEYEPSEECPEANGFYPDGKQCDKYYACLDGVPTERLCADGMVFNDYSPIEEKCDLPYNIDCSKRSKLQEPQPSQHCPRKNGYFGHEKPGICDKFYFCVDGQFNMINCPAGLVFNPKTGICTWPDEVGVAGCKSEDVFNFECPKVNESIAVTHPRYADPDDCQFFYVCVNGDVPRRNGCKLGQVFDESKLMCDWARRVPECADWYKDRLTDAELDELENPKPKATTTKKPARVRGASRRKPQPKQAEAEEE; encoded by the exons ATGGCGTTTATGaagatttgcatatttgcattgctCATGG GCACTGCCTTGGCTCAGCAGCGCGATCGTGGCAATTTCCGTGTGGGTGCTGGACATCCGCCATCGCAGCGTCACTTGCCAAAAAGGCCACGTGATCCTGTCCAGGTGGCTGCAGAGACGCccaagcgcaagcagcaggcCGAACCCGAATATGAGCCCTCAGAGGAATGTCCAGAGGCAAATGGCTTCTATCCGGATGGCAAGCAATGTGATAAATATTATGCGTGTCT agaTGGTGTGCCGACGGAACGCCTTTGTGCTGATGGCATGGTCTTCAATGATTACTCACCCATCGAGGAAAAATGCGATTTGCCCTACAATATTGATTGCAGCAAGCGCTCAAAGCTGc AGGAGCCGCAGCCTTCGCAGCACTGTCCACGCAAAAATGGTTACTTTGGGCATGAGAAGCCCGGCATTTGCGACAAGTTCTACTTCTGCGTGGATGGTCAGTTCAATATGATCAACTGTCCAGCTGGCTTGGTCTTTAATCCAAAAACTGGCATTTGCACCTGGCCCGATGAGGTGGGCGTCGCTGGCTGCAAGTCGGAGGATGTCTTCAACTTTGAGTGCCCCAAGGTGAATGAGAGCATCGCCGTAACGCATCCACGCTATGCCGATCCCGATGACTGCCAGTTCTTCTATGTGTGCGTCAATGGAGATGTGCCCAGACGCAATGGCTGCAAGCTGGGACAGGTGTTTGATGAGTCCAAATTGATGTGCGACTGGGCACGCCGAGTACCTGAATG CGCTGACTGGTACAAGGATCGTTTGACTGACGCTGAGCTGGATGAACTGGAGAATCCCAAGCCAAAGGCCACCACTACCAAGAAGCCAGCCCGTGTGCGTGGCGCCTCACGACGCAAGCCACAGCCTAAGCAGGCCGAGGCAGAGGAGGagtag
- the LOC108594212 gene encoding importin subunit alpha: MSKSEANARQGHFKAKSLNLQESRMRRHEVTVTLRKSNREDQMFKRRNINDEDMTSPLKEVNGQSPVQLTVDEIVAAMNSEDAERQFLGMQQARKMLSRERNPPIDLMIGHGIVPICIRFLQNTNNPMLQFEAAWALTNIASGTAEQTRCVIDHNAVPHFIALLQSKAINLAEQAVWALGNIAGDGAIARDIVIQNNVIDGILSLISNETPLSFLRNIVWLMSNLCRNKNPSPPFEHVKRLLPVLSQLLTSQDIQVLADACWALSYVTDDDNNKIQSVVDTDAVPRLVALLQTDEPSIIVPALRSVGNIVTGTDQQTDVVIAAGGLPKLGLLLQHSKSNIVKEAAWTVSNITAGNQKQIQAVIDAGIFHQIRQVLEKGDFKAQKEAAWAVTNTTTSGTHEQIVDLIEKYKILKPFIDLLDAKDPRTIKVVQTGLANLFALAEKLGGTENLCLMVEELGGLDKLEALQQHENEEVYKKAYAIIDTYWPAGDDDAAEQELAPQEVNGALEFNTTQPKAPEGGYTF, translated from the exons ATGAGCAAGTCTGAAGCAAATGCACGTCAGGGCCACTTCAAGGCCAAATCGCTCAATTTGCAG GAGTCTCGCATGCGGCGCCATGAAGTGACCGTAACGCTGCGCAAGTCCAACAGGGAGGATCAGATGTTCAAGCGCCGTAACATTAACGATGAGGATATGACATCGCCACTAAAAGAGGTCAATGGCCAGTCTCCGGTTCAGTTAACGGTCGATGAGATTGTTGCGGCAATGAACAGTGAAGATGCAGAGCGTCAATTCCTGGGCATGCAGCAGGCACGCAAGATGCTTAGCCGCGAACGCAATCCGCCCATAGATCTAATGATTGGCCATGGCATTGTGCCCATATGCATTAGGTTTTTGCAAAACACTAACAA TCCTATGCTGCAGTTTGAGGCCGCCTGGGCATTGACCAACATTGCCTCTGGCACTGCGGAGCAGACGCGCTGCGTCATTGATCATAACGCTGTGCCACATTTTAtagcgctgctgcagtcaaaGGCCATTAATCTGGCCGAGCAGGCTGTCTGGGCTCTGGGCAACATTGCCGGTGATGGTGCTATAGCTCGCGACATTGTCATTCAAAATAATGTCATTGATGGGATTTTGAGTTTGATCAGCAATGAAACGCCGTTGTCTTTCCTACGCAACATTGTCTGGCTAATGTCGAATCTGTGCCGCAATAAGAATCCTTCACCGCCGTTTGAGCACGTGAAGCGTCTGCTGCCCGTACTCTCGCAGCTGTTGACCAGCCAGGACATACAGGTGCTGGCCGATGCTTGTTGGGCGCTGTCCTATGTAACAGATGatgataacaacaaaatacagtCTGTGGTCGATACGGATGCAGTGCCGCGTCTGGTGGCGCTTTTGCAAACCGACGAGCCTAGCATTATAGTTCCTGCTTTGCGTAGCGTGGGCAACATTGTTACCGGCACGGATCAGCAG ACTGATGTGGTTATAGCTGCTGGAGGTTTGCCCAAACTGggtttgttgctgcagcattcCAAGAGCAACATTGTCAAGGAGGCTGCCTGGACCGTGAGCAACATTACCGCGGGCAATCAGAAGCAAATACAGGCGGTTATTGATGCGGGTATATTTCATCAAATACGGCAGGTGTTGGAGAAGGGCGACTTCAAGGCCCAGAAGGAGGCTGCGTGGGCGGTGACCAACACCACTACCTCGGGAACGCACGAGCAAATTGTGGATCTGATTGAAAAGTACAAAATACTAAAACCTTTTATTGATCTGCTTGATGCCAAGGATCCGCGCACCATTAAGGTGGTGCAAACTGGGCTTGCCAATCTCTTTGCGCTTGCAGAGAAACTGGGCGGCACTGAGAATCTCTGCCTAATGGTTGAAGAGCTTGGTGGCCTGGACAAGCTGGAAGCTTTGCAGCAGCATGAGAATGAAGAGGTCTACAAGAAGGCATATGCCATTATCGATACCTATTGGCCAGCTGGCGATGACGATGCTGCCGAACAGGAGCTCGCACCACAGGAAGTAAATGGCGCTCTGGAGTTTAATACTACACAGCCCAAGGCACCAGAAGGTGGTTACACCTTCTAA